A portion of the Pirellulales bacterium genome contains these proteins:
- a CDS encoding Uma2 family endonuclease, translated as MSDHPSTDEPFGAPLGAAERMTLDEYRRRAAAGAFSTSQAFELLEGVVVPKTRQTLRHETAVEKLRDLIGIMIPNGWHLLAQQPIACGDSQPEPDLAVAADVLNEFANHPPTAENVPLVVEAADGSLLSDRKLKGRIYARAGIVCYWLLNLIDSQLEVYTNPSGPVPMPGYQEKRVYRTEDRISLVIALDDLGTLRIGDILP; from the coding sequence ATGAGCGATCATCCTTCTACCGACGAGCCCTTCGGAGCCCCTCTCGGCGCTGCGGAGCGAATGACGCTGGACGAATACCGTCGCCGTGCCGCTGCAGGCGCATTCAGCACCAGCCAGGCGTTCGAGCTGCTCGAAGGCGTCGTGGTTCCCAAAACTCGACAAACGCTGCGACACGAAACGGCGGTCGAAAAGCTGCGCGACCTGATCGGCATTATGATCCCCAACGGCTGGCACTTGTTGGCGCAACAACCAATTGCCTGCGGAGACAGCCAGCCGGAGCCGGATTTAGCCGTTGCTGCCGATGTACTGAACGAATTCGCCAATCACCCCCCCACCGCCGAAAATGTTCCGCTGGTGGTGGAAGCGGCCGACGGTTCGCTCCTTTCCGACCGCAAACTGAAAGGCCGCATTTACGCCCGGGCCGGCATTGTTTGCTACTGGCTGTTGAATCTGATCGATAGCCAATTGGAAGTTTACACGAATCCCAGCGGCCCGGTTCCGATGCCCGGCTATCAAGAGAAGCGTGTGTACCGCACGGAGGACAGAATATCGCTGGTGATTGCCCTGGACGATTTGGGCACGTTGCGCATCGGCGACATTCTGCCGTAA